Genomic window (Candidatus Binataceae bacterium):
CGCCACGCGCACGCTCACCAACGAAAGCGCAGCCCCGCTCTGACGATGTGCGCTCCAGAAGGCGGCGAGCGTTGCGCTGGTCACCATCGGCACGTCGCCGTAGCCGATCAGGACGTCGCCGGTGAAATGCTCGGGAATTGCAGCCAGCCCATGCCGCGCCGAGTCGCCGGTGCCTAGCAGGCGCGGTTGCAGTGCAAACGTCAGCGGCGTCTCGGAGTTGGCGCGGACCGCCGCCTCCACCTCCGCGGCTTGGTGTCCCACCACTACCACGATGGGCCGCGCGTCCAGCGCACTCACCGCGCGCAGGCTCCGCGCGATCATTGGCCGCCCGCCCAGCGGATGCAGCACCTTGGCGTGCTTCGAGCGCATCCTGGTACCGAGTCCGGCGGCGAGCACAATAGCGGCGAGATTCCGGTCCTCCATGCGCCTCAGTCGTACTCGCTGAAGTTCGAGATTTTCCAGGTATCGGCTTGTTTGCGCGCCGTGATCATCCAGTTTTTCTCGAACGAGCCGCCGTCGGGAACATCGATGGTGGCGCGGAACAGATATTCGATGTGGTCCGGGCTCTCACGTTTTGCGGTGAGCTTGTAGTGAACGATCGGCTTGCGCGTAGTTTCGTCGATGTGCTGCCCCTCCGTGAGTCGCATCTCTTCGTGCAGCTTGTCGAGTGCAAGACCGGTACAGAGCGGCTCGGCCGCCTTCAGATCGATTGCCATATAATGAGCCGCGATGAAACGGTCGACCACGCCGCGGGGACTGTTCGGCGCCGGGCAAGCCGTCGCGGCGGCGGTCGCGAATGCGGCAAACAGGATGATTGGCGCCACGCGCCACCGGATGGGGTTCGGGGTCATGGTTTTTTCTTGAACAGGTCCTCCAGTTTGCCGACCGC
Coding sequences:
- a CDS encoding NTP transferase domain-containing protein — its product is MEDRNLAAIVLAAGLGTRMRSKHAKVLHPLGGRPMIARSLRAVSALDARPIVVVVGHQAAEVEAAVRANSETPLTFALQPRLLGTGDSARHGLAAIPEHFTGDVLIGYGDVPMVTSATLAAFWSAHRQSGAALSLVSVRVA